One Thermicanus aegyptius DSM 12793 DNA segment encodes these proteins:
- the tnpA gene encoding IS66 family insertion sequence element accessory protein TnpA, with protein sequence MTQNERRPIWETRVEAYRASGASGQRASEWCAAHQVTPRQLSYWMKKLKKVDEISIRFQWVSLHVDHAMKEEGRASLLVQVGSVAIEVGPGYNPSLLADVVRTLKTLC encoded by the coding sequence ATGACGCAAAACGAGCGTAGACCAATTTGGGAGACTCGTGTAGAAGCCTACCGGGCGAGTGGGGCGAGTGGACAGCGTGCATCGGAATGGTGCGCTGCCCATCAAGTCACTCCACGACAGCTTTCGTATTGGATGAAGAAGCTTAAAAAGGTCGATGAAATCTCGATCCGTTTTCAGTGGGTTTCCCTTCATGTAGATCATGCGATGAAAGAAGAAGGGAGGGCTTCCTTACTCGTCCAAGTGGGTTCGGTCGCCATCGAAGTGGGGCCTGGGTACAACCCATCTCTCTTAGCGGACGTGGTAAGGACGCTGAAAACCTTATGCTAA
- the tnpB gene encoding IS66 family insertion sequence element accessory protein TnpB (TnpB, as the term is used for proteins encoded by IS66 family insertion elements, is considered an accessory protein, since TnpC, encoded by a neighboring gene, is a DDE family transposase.): MDGLAVLVKEEFQLDPFSPSLFVFCSRKRDKLKILHWITTGSGSITGALSGEPFSGQKNRTPPRPNSTPLEINRRQLRWLLDGLSLGGQQAHPEVTSRRTV; the protein is encoded by the coding sequence ATTGACGGATTAGCGGTCCTCGTCAAGGAAGAGTTCCAATTGGATCCGTTCTCCCCTTCTCTTTTTGTGTTTTGTAGTCGAAAGCGGGATAAACTGAAGATTCTCCATTGGATCACAACGGGTTCTGGCTCTATTACAGGCGCCCTGAGCGGGGAACCTTTCAGTGGCCAGAAGAACCGAACTCCACCCCGACCGAACTCCACCCCGTTGGAAATTAACCGCCGTCAGCTGCGTTGGCTTTTGGACGGCCTCTCCCTCGGAGGGCAGCAAGCACATCCTGAGGTTACGTCCCGCAGAACGGTATGA
- a CDS encoding IS1182 family transposase (programmed frameshift) yields MLRSNSNVQNEFEFVCIEDLVHPNHPLRKIQKHIDFSFILELVRPYYCEDNGRPSADPVMLFKMLFIGYLFGIRSERQLEMEVHSNIAYRWFLGLNLQDRVPDHSTLSYFRERLKEGDVFQKIFDRVVLLAMNHRLVGGRVLITDSTHLKANANKRKLIKTQVTQSTKAYIDELDQAVMADREANGKNFLKARKEVKEEKEMKVSTTDPDSGYMVRDGKPEGFFYLDHRTVDHKYNIITDVHITPGNVHDSVPYIDRLEHIVSKFGFEQTLEAVALDAGYFTSYICKKLQEKNIFAVVGRRAYTPIKGLMSKWRFKYDAEKNVYRCPQKHELAYVTTDREGYRHYKSDPKHCAQCPLLKECTRSRNRTKVITRHVWQDSKEWVRANSRSQSGKYLYRLRYQTIERSFADAKELHGLRYCRFRGIKKVQQQALLTATCQKIKKIANILDKRAG; encoded by the exons GTGCTTCGTTCTAATTCTAACGTACAAAATGAGTTCGAGTTTGTCTGCATCGAAGATCTTGTTCACCCGAATCATCCACTTCGTAAAATTCAAAAACACATCGACTTCTCCTTTATCCTTGAACTCGTTCGCCCCTACTACTGTGAAGATAACGGTCGGCCTTCTGCTGATCCCGTCATGCTATTTAAGATGCTATTCATCGGCTATCTCTTCGGAATCCGTTCCGAACGACAATTGGAAATGGAGGTTCATTCCAATATCGCTTACCGATGGTTCCTTGGCCTCAACTTGCAAGACCGGGTACCGGATCACAGCACACTCAGCTACTTTCGGGAGAGGCTAAAGGAAGGCGACGTATTTCAGAAAATTTTCGACCGGGTTGTGCTACTCGCCATGAATCACCGTCTTGTGGGTGGCCGCGTACTCATCACCGACTCCACTCATTTGAAAGCCAACGCCAATAAGCGGAAATTGATCAAGACGCAAGTCACACAGAGCACAAAGGCTTATATTGATGAGTTGGATCAGGCCGTTATGGCCGACCGCGAGGCAAACGGAAAAAACT TCTTAAAAGCGAGAAAGGAAGTGAAAGAAGAAAAAGAGATGAAGGTGAGCACGACAGATCCGGATAGCGGCTACATGGTTCGCGATGGAAAACCGGAAGGGTTTTTCTATCTCGACCATCGTACCGTTGATCATAAGTACAACATCATTACCGATGTGCATATTACACCGGGAAACGTCCATGATTCTGTTCCTTACATCGATCGACTTGAGCATATCGTGAGCAAATTCGGGTTTGAGCAGACGCTTGAAGCGGTTGCGCTGGACGCCGGGTATTTTACATCGTACATATGTAAGAAGCTGCAAGAAAAAAACATCTTTGCCGTCGTCGGCCGAAGAGCCTATACTCCGATCAAAGGGTTAATGAGCAAATGGCGTTTTAAGTATGACGCGGAGAAGAACGTCTACAGATGTCCCCAAAAACATGAGTTAGCATACGTCACAACAGACCGAGAAGGATATCGGCACTACAAATCCGATCCGAAGCATTGCGCACAGTGTCCGTTGCTCAAAGAATGCACCCGTTCCCGAAACAGGACAAAAGTGATTACCCGGCATGTGTGGCAAGATAGCAAGGAATGGGTAAGAGCCAATTCAAGAAGCCAGTCGGGCAAATATTTATATCGACTCCGATACCAAACGATTGAGCGAAGTTTCGCGGATGCCAAAGAGCTCCATGGGCTTCGATATTGCCGTTTTCGAGGAATTAAGAAGGTGCAACAACAGGCGTTATTAACAGCTACATGCCAGAAGATCAAGAAGATCGCCAATATCCTGGATAAGAGAGCAGGATGA
- a CDS encoding Wadjet anti-phage system protein JetD domain-containing protein gives MVIYTGGYPHRALQNFLRKLSDSLLGASGGTEICHWGDIDLGGIRIFEYLKAQFFPHLSKVLLSMKIRGMASTSTCRRPGKDILSLRNNGRVRAAER, from the coding sequence TTGGTCATTTATACGGGTGGCTACCCCCATCGTGCGTTACAAAACTTTCTGAGGAAATTGTCTGATTCTCTCTTGGGGGCATCCGGCGGGACGGAAATATGCCACTGGGGGGATATCGACTTAGGGGGTATCCGGATTTTCGAGTACTTGAAGGCACAATTTTTTCCGCATTTAAGCAAAGTCCTGTTGTCTATGAAAATACGCGGTATGGCTTCTACTTCTACCTGCCGGAGACCTGGAAAGGATATTCTATCGTTGAGGAACAATGGGAGGGTACGAGCAGCGGAGAGATGA
- a CDS encoding pirin family protein yields MAKNKILAMNQLGFQWKGYDPFLFCMHHKDAYPRGNEEMGPDASLEGRNIGTDFQGKDGWNMYHGDTVPGFPQHPHRGFETVTVVLEGYVDHADSSGAAGRYGAGDVQWLTAGRGVNHSEMFPLIHQDKENPLELFQIWLNLPRKDKFVEPHYKMLWAEDIPVIESKDANGKSITIRLISGSDKGIKSLDPPPHSWAADENNHVGIWLIHMEPEAVIQLPKVSSTLNRTIYFYDGDTITIEDILVKVSHSVRLAGDETIDIKNGSKESRLLLLEGEPIGEPVVSYGPFVMTTEEEIRQAFADYRRTEFGGWPWHRDDLVHPREKGRFAQYSDGRVENRSF; encoded by the coding sequence ATGGCGAAAAATAAAATCCTTGCAATGAATCAGTTGGGTTTTCAGTGGAAAGGGTATGATCCTTTTTTATTTTGCATGCATCACAAGGATGCTTATCCAAGGGGAAATGAGGAGATGGGGCCGGATGCCTCTTTAGAAGGGAGAAATATCGGCACTGACTTTCAAGGGAAAGATGGATGGAATATGTATCACGGCGATACGGTTCCCGGATTTCCCCAACATCCCCATCGAGGTTTTGAGACGGTAACGGTGGTGCTGGAAGGCTATGTGGACCATGCCGATTCAAGCGGCGCTGCAGGCCGCTATGGAGCCGGTGATGTGCAATGGCTCACGGCAGGAAGGGGTGTCAACCATTCGGAAATGTTTCCTTTGATTCATCAGGACAAAGAGAATCCATTGGAGTTATTTCAAATATGGCTTAATCTGCCTAGGAAAGATAAATTTGTTGAGCCGCATTACAAAATGCTTTGGGCGGAGGATATCCCCGTAATTGAATCCAAAGATGCGAATGGGAAGAGTATCACCATCCGCCTGATCTCAGGTTCCGATAAGGGGATTAAAAGTCTGGATCCTCCGCCGCACTCCTGGGCAGCCGACGAGAACAACCATGTGGGGATATGGCTTATTCACATGGAACCTGAAGCGGTAATTCAGCTTCCAAAGGTCTCCTCCACATTAAACCGGACCATATACTTCTACGACGGAGATACCATTACCATCGAGGACATCCTCGTGAAGGTTTCCCATAGTGTAAGGCTTGCCGGGGATGAAACGATAGACATCAAAAACGGTTCAAAGGAGAGCCGCCTATTGCTTTTGGAAGGGGAACCCATCGGTGAACCTGTCGTCAGTTATGGACCATTTGTGATGACCACGGAGGAAGAGATTCGTCAAGCCTTTGCCGATTATCGAAGAACCGAGTTTGGGGGCTGGCCATGGCATCGGGATGATCTGGTCCATCCAAGGGAGAAAGGCAGATTTGCACAGTATTCCGATGGGCGAGTGGAAAATCGATCATTTTAG
- a CDS encoding reverse transcriptase domain-containing protein, producing the protein MQTKLARIAEIAKENPKEQFTSLYHLLNEELLTQCHRELDGNKAAGVDQVTKAAYEENLESNIKDLAERLKRKSYRPQPVRRTYIPKDEKSKRPLGIPSYEDKIVQLGLNKILQAIYEQDFLDLSYGFRPGRSCHDALKALNRIIEYRKTSYIVDADIRSFFTNVNHEWLMKFLGVRMADPNIQRLIWRFLKAGVMEQGTWEPTETGTPQGGLCKASHNPPYAKKVIMQSKQ; encoded by the coding sequence ATGCAAACAAAACTAGCGAGAATAGCAGAGATTGCTAAAGAAAATCCAAAAGAGCAATTCACATCGCTGTATCACCTCTTGAACGAGGAGCTGCTGACGCAATGCCATCGAGAACTGGATGGCAATAAGGCAGCAGGTGTCGATCAAGTCACGAAAGCAGCGTATGAGGAAAACTTGGAATCAAACATCAAAGACTTGGCAGAGCGGCTAAAAAGGAAAAGTTACCGACCGCAACCTGTAAGAAGAACATATATACCTAAGGATGAAAAGAGCAAAAGGCCGCTCGGCATCCCTTCTTACGAAGACAAAATCGTGCAGTTGGGACTGAACAAGATTTTACAGGCCATCTACGAGCAGGACTTTCTAGACCTATCCTACGGCTTCCGACCGGGAAGAAGCTGTCATGACGCGCTGAAAGCACTGAATCGCATCATCGAGTATAGAAAAACCAGCTATATTGTGGACGCCGACATCCGCAGCTTCTTCACGAATGTCAATCACGAATGGCTCATGAAATTCCTTGGAGTAAGAATGGCGGACCCCAATATTCAAAGACTAATCTGGCGTTTTCTGAAGGCCGGGGTTATGGAACAGGGCACGTGGGAGCCGACGGAAACCGGCACTCCTCAAGGGGGATTATGCAAAGCTTCGCATAATCCCCCTTATGCGAAGAAAGTAATTATGCAAAGTAAACAATAA
- a CDS encoding site-specific integrase codes for MPKKSLTELLHDLEQEMLRLGYTEGSMKFYRRRWQQLLQFAQERGEMYYSERLGIDFVEKHFRILEKDFNRTLSQSETQELRIIRMIGDFQLHHTVLRRYYKHKEILTDPYFIKIRNHFKQYCADQDYSKVTTDHYVKQSARFMDYLSSHGVTDCKEINLTLINDYIKTLAGYTYKTVEQNICSMRAFFRFLLETGEIQTDFAAKTPMVQARKQTRIPSVWTADELKQLITAIDRGSPKGKRDYAIILLACCLGLRCTDIKNLKMEHFRWEEKKLVFTQSKTREPLSLPLTPEVGWAVIDYLRYGRPKIDSPFIFVRHMAPFGPFSEDDHLNQLIKRYMELAHLPTLKKRRGMHSLRHTMASMLLEKDTPLSTISDILGHVDTDSTAVYLKVDMKKLKECSLDFEEVTGHE; via the coding sequence ATGCCAAAGAAATCATTGACTGAACTGCTTCATGACCTGGAGCAGGAAATGCTGCGACTCGGCTATACCGAAGGCTCCATGAAGTTTTACCGCAGGCGATGGCAGCAGTTGCTGCAATTTGCACAGGAACGAGGTGAAATGTACTATTCCGAACGATTGGGAATTGATTTTGTTGAAAAACACTTTCGCATCTTGGAAAAAGATTTCAATCGCACACTTTCACAGTCGGAAACACAAGAGTTGCGTATTATTCGCATGATTGGGGATTTTCAACTGCACCATACCGTTTTACGCCGGTATTACAAGCACAAGGAAATCCTGACGGATCCGTATTTTATCAAGATCCGCAATCATTTCAAGCAATATTGTGCCGATCAGGACTATTCCAAGGTCACTACCGACCATTACGTCAAACAGTCTGCCCGATTCATGGATTATCTTTCTTCCCATGGCGTTACGGATTGTAAGGAAATTAATCTCACCTTGATTAACGACTACATTAAAACCTTGGCCGGTTACACCTACAAAACGGTGGAACAAAATATTTGTTCTATGCGTGCCTTTTTCCGCTTTCTTCTGGAAACCGGAGAAATACAGACGGATTTTGCTGCAAAGACGCCAATGGTCCAAGCCAGAAAACAGACCCGTATTCCATCCGTATGGACAGCGGATGAATTAAAACAACTGATCACTGCCATTGACAGAGGAAGCCCAAAAGGAAAACGGGATTACGCCATCATCTTGCTGGCATGCTGTCTTGGTCTACGTTGTACAGACATTAAAAATCTGAAAATGGAGCACTTCCGCTGGGAAGAGAAGAAGCTGGTGTTCACTCAATCCAAGACAAGGGAACCCTTGTCTCTTCCACTGACACCGGAGGTAGGTTGGGCCGTGATCGACTATCTCAGGTACGGTCGGCCTAAAATCGACAGTCCCTTTATTTTTGTCAGGCATATGGCACCATTCGGCCCATTTTCAGAAGACGACCATTTAAATCAGTTGATTAAAAGATACATGGAACTGGCACACCTCCCTACCTTGAAAAAACGAAGAGGAATGCATTCCCTTCGGCACACCATGGCCAGTATGCTCCTTGAAAAAGACACGCCGCTTTCCACGATTTCAGATATCCTCGGCCATGTCGATACTGACTCCACAGCCGTCTATCTGAAGGTTGACATGAAAAAGCTAAAGGAATGTTCCCTTGATTTTGAAGAGGTAACTGGCCATGAATGA
- a CDS encoding tyrosine-type recombinase/integrase, whose product MNEIIYEGPFKDHIRNHVELKRAVGYKYDTDASHLKRFDRFTLEKYPDATALTKEIVLDWCSKKTYEAQANQCSRASIIRQFGKYLDSIGVKAYILPKGYYPTEDPYMPYIYTADELTRFFAETDKCRYCCECPYRHLIMPVFFRMIYMCGLRVSEARLLKVADVDLENGILTIHHSKKDNSRLVPMSVSLTERCRHYSQMVHPYSKAEEYYFPALNGKPMTIQNVYKNFRRFLWRAGISHGGRGKGPRIHDFRHTYAVHSLKKWSEQEKDLTVYLPVLKTYMGHDSFEETAYYLRLTADVFPDITLKLETRYPGMIPELEGALNETD is encoded by the coding sequence ATGAATGAAATCATTTATGAAGGTCCTTTTAAAGACCATATCCGAAATCACGTAGAACTGAAACGGGCTGTCGGTTATAAATACGATACAGATGCAAGCCACTTGAAACGTTTTGACCGATTTACGTTGGAAAAATATCCTGATGCCACTGCCCTTACGAAGGAGATTGTCTTGGATTGGTGCAGCAAAAAAACGTACGAGGCACAGGCAAACCAATGCTCTCGTGCATCGATCATCCGCCAGTTCGGAAAATATCTGGATTCCATCGGGGTTAAAGCCTATATCCTTCCGAAAGGGTATTATCCTACGGAAGATCCATATATGCCGTATATTTATACCGCCGATGAACTGACAAGGTTCTTTGCTGAAACCGACAAATGCCGATATTGCTGCGAATGTCCATACAGACACCTGATTATGCCCGTTTTCTTCCGCATGATTTATATGTGTGGGCTAAGGGTATCTGAAGCAAGGCTTCTCAAAGTAGCGGATGTTGACCTCGAGAACGGAATCCTCACCATTCATCATTCTAAAAAAGATAACAGCAGGCTGGTACCCATGTCCGTTTCTCTTACGGAACGCTGTCGGCATTATTCGCAAATGGTACATCCTTATTCAAAAGCAGAAGAATATTACTTTCCGGCACTGAATGGTAAACCGATGACGATTCAGAATGTATACAAAAACTTCCGCAGGTTTCTGTGGCGTGCAGGCATTTCACATGGCGGCAGGGGGAAAGGCCCACGGATTCATGACTTTCGCCATACGTATGCGGTTCACTCCCTGAAAAAATGGTCTGAACAGGAAAAAGATTTAACCGTCTATCTTCCGGTGCTTAAAACATACATGGGACACGATTCCTTTGAAGAAACCGCATATTACCTGCGCCTGACTGCGGATGTATTTCCCGACATTACCTTGAAACTGGAAACTCGGTATCCGGGAATGATTCCTGAACTGGAAGGTGCTCTCAATGAAACCGACTGA
- a CDS encoding site-specific integrase produces MKPTDFAQHLTEFLSVYLPSQKNVSKNTIRSYRDTFKLLIKYCQETKRIPAERITMEVLSREFFTGFLEWLENDRKCSISTRNQRLAAIHSFFRYVQAEEPSGLFHFQKVIAIPSKKAKKTVVEHLTPEAMKLLLEQPDRNCLKGRRDLTLMSVLYDTGARVQELIDIKVRDVILEAPSVIVLTGKGNKTRRVPLMKNTVSLLERYIFENKLNKPWKSEYPLFTNNQHNKLTKEGVAYIISKYVASARKTSTLVPPKVNVHMFRHSKAMHLLQAGVNLIYIRDFLGHVDLKTTEIYARADTETKRKAIENAYPDLIDNNLPDWSKDQALLSWLSELK; encoded by the coding sequence ATGAAACCGACTGATTTTGCGCAGCACCTTACCGAATTTCTTTCGGTATACCTCCCATCTCAGAAAAATGTTAGCAAGAACACCATCCGTTCCTACCGTGATACGTTTAAACTTTTGATCAAGTATTGTCAGGAAACAAAAAGGATCCCGGCAGAACGGATTACCATGGAGGTACTTTCAAGGGAATTCTTTACTGGCTTTCTGGAATGGCTGGAAAACGATAGAAAGTGCAGCATCTCTACCAGAAACCAGAGACTTGCCGCTATTCATTCCTTTTTTCGGTATGTCCAGGCTGAGGAACCTTCCGGTCTATTCCACTTTCAAAAGGTCATCGCCATCCCTTCAAAAAAAGCAAAGAAAACTGTGGTGGAGCATTTAACTCCGGAGGCGATGAAACTGCTGCTGGAACAGCCCGATAGGAACTGCCTGAAAGGCCGCCGTGACCTGACACTTATGAGCGTATTGTATGATACAGGAGCCAGAGTACAGGAACTCATCGATATAAAGGTAAGAGACGTTATTCTGGAGGCGCCATCCGTCATTGTATTGACTGGAAAAGGAAACAAGACAAGACGTGTTCCCCTCATGAAGAATACCGTGTCTTTATTGGAACGCTACATTTTTGAAAACAAGCTGAATAAACCATGGAAAAGTGAATACCCCTTATTTACAAATAACCAGCATAACAAGCTGACCAAGGAAGGGGTTGCTTATATTATTTCAAAATATGTTGCATCGGCAAGGAAAACTTCAACGCTTGTGCCTCCGAAAGTGAACGTTCATATGTTCAGGCACTCGAAGGCTATGCATTTACTACAGGCAGGTGTAAACCTCATATACATCCGTGATTTCCTTGGTCATGTTGATTTAAAAACGACAGAAATTTACGCCAGAGCAGATACCGAAACGAAAAGGAAAGCGATTGAAAATGCCTATCCTGATCTGATTGACAACAATCTTCCCGACTGGAGTAAGGATCAGGCACTGCTTTCATGGTTGTCCGAACTCAAGTAG
- a CDS encoding reverse transcriptase domain-containing protein has product MSPILANLYLHYALDLWFEIAVKRAGRGDANMIRYADDYVCCFQYKDDAERFYEALIKRLAKFDLQIAEEKTKILEFGRFAAENRKRKGLGKPKTFDFLGFTHYCSKSSKGKFRVKRKTSGKKFKAKVKAFKEWLKAERHQDVKEIMKTIRAKLIGHYRYYGITDNSRALSVYKFQITKALFKWLNRRSQRRSFTYDKFNLFLKRNPLPEPKIYVNIYG; this is encoded by the coding sequence ATTTCGCCGATACTTGCAAACCTCTACCTGCATTACGCTCTTGATTTATGGTTCGAGATTGCAGTAAAAAGAGCGGGCCGTGGCGACGCAAATATGATCAGATACGCCGATGATTACGTGTGCTGTTTTCAATACAAGGACGATGCAGAGCGATTCTACGAAGCGTTAATTAAGCGACTGGCCAAATTCGACCTGCAAATTGCAGAAGAGAAAACGAAAATCCTGGAATTTGGACGCTTTGCCGCAGAAAACCGGAAGCGAAAAGGACTGGGAAAGCCCAAGACGTTTGATTTCCTAGGGTTTACTCACTACTGCAGCAAAAGCAGCAAGGGTAAATTCAGAGTAAAGAGGAAAACAAGCGGAAAGAAGTTTAAGGCAAAAGTGAAAGCATTCAAAGAATGGCTGAAAGCAGAACGCCATCAAGACGTGAAGGAGATAATGAAAACAATACGGGCCAAGCTGATCGGACATTATCGCTATTATGGGATAACCGACAATAGCCGAGCGCTGTCCGTATACAAATTTCAGATTACCAAAGCGTTGTTTAAATGGCTAAATCGCAGAAGCCAGAGAAGAAGCTTCACGTATGACAAATTCAATCTCTTTCTGAAACGTAACCCTTTACCCGAGCCCAAAATATATGTGAATATCTATGGCTGA
- a CDS encoding BlaI/MecI/CopY family transcriptional regulator, whose product MEKYKLYDAEYKFVSLIWDNEPINSTDLVRLCADKLGWKKSTTYTVLKKLCERGILENRDATVTALVKREDVQRYESRAMLEKAFDGSLPKFLTAFLSDRKLSEQEAEELKRIIEDAVK is encoded by the coding sequence ATGGAAAAATATAAGCTATATGATGCGGAGTATAAGTTCGTCAGCCTTATCTGGGACAACGAGCCGATCAATTCTACCGATCTTGTGAGGTTATGTGCCGATAAATTGGGCTGGAAAAAATCTACCACTTACACCGTATTAAAAAAGCTTTGCGAACGCGGTATCCTGGAAAACAGGGATGCGACCGTCACTGCGCTCGTTAAACGCGAGGATGTACAGAGATATGAAAGCAGAGCCATGCTGGAAAAAGCCTTTGACGGGTCGTTGCCCAAATTCTTGACCGCCTTCCTTAGCGATCGCAAACTTTCCGAACAGGAAGCTGAGGAATTGAAGCGGATTATTGAGGATGCGGTAAAATGA
- a CDS encoding M56 family metallopeptidase produces the protein MNGLQNLFTTILNMSLTASFVTLGVLLVRLLLRKAPKVFSYALWAAVFFRLLCPFSFTSELSILTLMYNPQFADVAKYVPHPVDFPQIDAIESGIDSADNAETTPLFQAVPAASVHPMQIWMTVLSFIWIAGVIVFLLYSMISYLKIKRRLQTATLVEGNLFETDAIDTAFVFGFVRPKIYVPVNIGKTDLSYILEHERTHIRRRDYLIKPLAFLALILHWFNPFVWLSFVLMSRDMEMSCDESVLRKLGDGAKGGYSSSLLSLSIKRSGLLSSNPLAFGESHVRARIKNVLSYKKPAFLLMILAVAITTVVIVAFIANPKTEPAHTPTTETNAIGDGSDQKNEEQEVRALVEAFGKTLQKVSLTAPKDLVATSIEENYSQYVTPELLQKWKDDPQSAPGREVSSPWPDRIVILRAEMSDMNQYTVYGEIIEVTSVELGNGGVAAKRPVTVAVQKVNDRWLISGVTIGGYAKQSPVVYKNTRYGFYFYLPESWKGYSIVEEQWEGTSSGERIETGPQLLIRHPDWTQKNPRQDIPIMVFTHEQWNDLQNGDFSVSAAPIGPSKLGSNSVYVFALPPRYNDAFRTGFEEVEEILKNHPLWPMEPK, from the coding sequence ATGAATGGCTTGCAAAATTTATTCACAACGATTTTAAACATGAGCCTCACTGCCTCCTTTGTGACTCTTGGTGTGCTTCTTGTCCGCTTGCTGCTTAGGAAAGCGCCAAAGGTATTTTCATATGCTTTATGGGCTGCCGTATTTTTCCGGCTCCTCTGCCCATTCTCTTTTACTTCGGAGTTGAGCATTTTAACGTTGATGTACAACCCACAATTTGCGGATGTGGCGAAATATGTGCCTCATCCAGTTGACTTCCCGCAAATAGACGCGATCGAGTCAGGGATCGACAGTGCCGACAATGCGGAGACCACCCCTTTGTTCCAAGCTGTCCCGGCCGCAAGTGTTCATCCCATGCAGATATGGATGACCGTTTTGAGCTTCATCTGGATCGCAGGAGTGATTGTGTTCCTTCTTTACAGCATGATATCTTATCTAAAAATCAAGAGAAGGCTTCAAACCGCGACGCTTGTGGAAGGGAATCTCTTTGAAACCGATGCCATCGACACGGCCTTCGTATTCGGCTTTGTCCGCCCGAAAATCTATGTCCCTGTGAATATTGGAAAGACCGATCTTTCTTACATATTGGAGCACGAGCGCACGCATATCCGCAGGCGCGATTATCTCATTAAGCCGCTTGCCTTTCTTGCTCTGATTCTTCACTGGTTTAATCCGTTTGTATGGTTGTCCTTTGTGCTGATGAGTCGGGATATGGAGATGTCCTGCGACGAAAGCGTACTACGTAAACTGGGTGACGGCGCAAAGGGCGGTTACTCCAGCTCTCTGCTATCGCTCTCCATAAAAAGGTCAGGTCTTCTCTCGTCCAATCCGTTGGCCTTTGGTGAGAGCCATGTGAGAGCAAGGATAAAAAATGTCCTCAGTTATAAGAAACCTGCATTTTTGTTGATGATTCTTGCGGTGGCTATCACTACCGTAGTCATTGTTGCGTTTATAGCCAATCCGAAAACGGAGCCTGCCCACACTCCCACAACGGAGACAAATGCGATCGGTGACGGATCAGATCAAAAAAATGAAGAACAGGAAGTCCGTGCTTTGGTAGAAGCCTTCGGGAAGACGCTCCAGAAGGTCTCCCTCACCGCCCCCAAGGATTTGGTAGCAACAAGCATTGAAGAGAATTACAGCCAATATGTGACGCCTGAGTTGCTGCAAAAATGGAAAGATGATCCACAAAGCGCCCCCGGCCGCGAGGTATCCAGTCCATGGCCTGACCGTATCGTTATTTTGAGGGCGGAAATGAGCGATATGAACCAATATACGGTTTACGGAGAAATCATCGAGGTCACAAGCGTTGAGCTGGGCAACGGTGGAGTTGCCGCTAAACGCCCGGTCACTGTTGCAGTCCAGAAGGTAAACGACCGCTGGTTGATCAGCGGCGTGACCATCGGTGGATATGCTAAGCAAAGCCCCGTGGTTTATAAAAATACGCGGTATGGCTTCTACTTCTACCTGCCGGAGAGTTGGAAAGGATATTCTATCGTTGAGGAACAATGGGAGGGTACGAGCAGCGGAGAGAGGATTGAAACCGGCCCACAGCTTTTGATACGGCATCCGGACTGGACTCAGAAGAACCCGCGCCAGGACATCCCCATTATGGTTTTCACGCATGAGCAGTGGAATGATCTTCAAAATGGGGATTTTTCCGTGAGTGCCGCGCCCATCGGTCCGAGCAAACTGGGAAGCAATTCCGTATACGTCTTTGCGCTGCCGCCCCGCTACAATGATGCCTTCCGGACGGGCTTTGAAGAAGTGGAGGAAATTCTGAAGAATCATCCCCTTTGGCCAATGGAGCCCAAATGA